In Natronospira bacteriovora, a single window of DNA contains:
- a CDS encoding lytic transglycosylase domain-containing protein gives MPRHMTRGLIIACSGLLFSPAVADEQTVDPGLRDTLKAAVEESNSFSDRFEAEVWLMDMSSRLTRWIEDEEKRLRLLRMVHAEAQRTELEPELVLAVIHVESRFDRFAISRVGARGLMQIMPFWLDEIGRPDDNLFHLDTNLRYGTTILRYYLDKENGNLTRALARYNGSLGSMRYPSLVYTALADVWYRD, from the coding sequence ATGCCAAGGCACATGACCCGGGGATTGATCATTGCCTGTAGCGGCCTGCTGTTCTCACCGGCAGTGGCGGATGAACAGACCGTGGACCCGGGCCTGCGTGACACCCTCAAGGCGGCCGTCGAGGAAAGCAACAGCTTCTCCGATCGTTTCGAGGCCGAAGTCTGGCTGATGGACATGTCGTCCCGCCTGACGCGCTGGATCGAAGATGAGGAAAAACGCCTGCGCCTGCTGCGCATGGTGCATGCCGAAGCGCAACGGACCGAGCTGGAGCCGGAACTGGTGCTCGCCGTGATCCATGTTGAGAGCCGCTTCGACCGGTTCGCCATCTCCCGCGTTGGCGCCCGTGGCCTGATGCAGATCATGCCCTTCTGGCTGGATGAAATCGGCCGCCCGGATGACAACCTCTTTCACCTGGACACCAATCTCCGTTACGGCACCACCATCCTGCGCTACTACCTGGACAAGGAAAACGGCAACCTGACCCGGGCGTTGGCCCGCTACAACGGCAGCCTGGGCAGCATGCGCTACCCGAGTCTGGTTTATACGGCACTGGCGGATGTGTGGTATCGGGATTGA